In the Anaerosporomusa subterranea genome, one interval contains:
- a CDS encoding PLP-dependent aminotransferase family protein — MNYSWAERLSGMEDPAIKNLLKTMQRPDVIALSAGSPAQSSFPVAELSAAFSAVLADQGASALQYGISEGYGPLRKWVASRVSRLGIQCEMENVLIGNGSQQVLDLIARILLNPGDYVAVESPTYLAALQIFKGYQARLLPIPMDQDGMLVDQLEAAIQTKRPKFIYVIPSFQNPTGICMSLERRRRLAELAARYEIPVIEDNPYGELRYEGEAIPAIKSLADSPWLMYAGTASKIIAPGLRLGWLVAHPEFIERVATAKQTSDVLSNSLTQRAVHRYVTDNDLDAHIETIINQYRLQRDVMLAAMKQHFPAGVKWQAPHGGMFLWVTLPDGMDASALLPLAVEQAKVSYVPGTPFYADNSGANTLRLNFSSPTPELIAEGIERLGKLLKSYMNG; from the coding sequence ATGAATTATTCTTGGGCTGAGCGATTAAGCGGCATGGAAGATCCGGCAATTAAAAATCTTCTTAAAACCATGCAACGGCCTGATGTCATTGCACTTTCTGCCGGTTCACCCGCGCAGAGCTCATTCCCGGTTGCTGAATTATCTGCAGCTTTCTCCGCTGTTCTCGCTGATCAAGGCGCTAGCGCCTTGCAGTATGGCATCAGTGAAGGTTATGGCCCGCTTAGGAAGTGGGTTGCTTCCAGGGTTAGCCGTCTAGGCATTCAATGCGAAATGGAAAATGTTCTAATCGGCAACGGTTCACAGCAAGTTCTTGATCTCATCGCCCGTATCTTGCTTAATCCTGGCGATTATGTGGCGGTAGAAAGCCCAACCTATCTAGCTGCTCTTCAGATCTTTAAAGGCTATCAAGCTCGGCTTCTTCCAATCCCGATGGATCAGGATGGTATGCTGGTCGATCAACTGGAGGCTGCGATACAGACCAAACGTCCGAAATTCATTTATGTAATTCCCTCATTCCAAAATCCTACCGGCATTTGCATGTCGCTGGAGCGTCGCCGCCGTCTGGCGGAACTGGCTGCCCGCTACGAAATACCAGTTATTGAAGATAATCCTTATGGTGAGCTGCGCTATGAAGGTGAAGCGATTCCGGCAATTAAGAGCCTGGCAGACAGTCCTTGGCTAATGTATGCCGGGACTGCATCAAAGATTATTGCCCCTGGTCTGCGACTAGGCTGGCTGGTTGCTCATCCAGAATTTATTGAACGAGTCGCTACTGCTAAACAGACAAGTGATGTGCTTTCTAATTCCTTAACCCAGCGAGCAGTTCATCGTTATGTTACAGATAATGATCTGGATGCGCATATTGAGACCATTATCAACCAATATCGCCTACAGAGGGATGTGATGTTGGCAGCGATGAAACAGCATTTTCCAGCAGGTGTAAAGTGGCAGGCCCCTCACGGCGGGATGTTTCTCTGGGTCACTTTGCCAGACGGCATGGATGCTTCAGCGCTACTGCCACTAGCGGTTGAGCAAGCAAAAGTTTCCTATGTACCAGGAACGCCGTTTTATGCTGATAACAGCGGCGCCAACACGCTGCGGCTGAATTTCTCGAGCCCTACGCCAGAACTCATTGCCGAAGGTATTGAGCGTCTGGGTAAACTCCTGAAAAGCTATATGAATGGATAG
- a CDS encoding cobalt-precorrin 5A hydrolase, protein MRIAIISITNEGALLAQGLTASLKGEIDVFAKVGRNPAEAKEYEHLGQLVARLFHQYDSFVFIMSVGVVVRVIAPHVRDKRYDPAVVVMDETGSYVISLLSGHLGHANALTCIVGESVKAHSVITTATDVLQKPAVDLLAVKINATIEPFENLHTMNAAIDKGDKVSFFIDSTLANCETYIAAAEEFDVKLIDIKELADAASYDAAVVITDKELYMVKPYVFLRPASLVVGINCRPGTTGSEILGAIADACRKAGRSTKSIAAIASSVVKEDEIGVLATAQQIEVPVRFFNAEELNQCIEKFGLKKSAIIDEKSGASIANICEAAALVAAKTDSLILEATLYNNVMIAIAEAKSPWWE, encoded by the coding sequence ATGCGGATTGCGATTATTTCTATAACCAATGAAGGGGCTTTACTGGCACAAGGTCTGACTGCTTCACTTAAGGGGGAAATTGATGTTTTCGCCAAGGTAGGGCGTAATCCGGCTGAGGCCAAGGAATATGAGCATCTAGGTCAATTAGTTGCGAGGCTGTTTCATCAGTATGATAGCTTTGTATTTATCATGTCTGTGGGTGTTGTGGTTAGAGTAATCGCCCCTCATGTACGTGACAAGCGCTATGATCCAGCGGTAGTTGTGATGGACGAAACTGGCAGTTATGTGATCAGTTTGCTTTCCGGCCATCTAGGACACGCTAATGCTCTGACTTGCATAGTGGGCGAATCAGTTAAGGCCCATTCTGTCATTACAACAGCCACTGATGTTCTGCAAAAGCCTGCGGTTGATTTATTGGCGGTAAAGATCAACGCTACTATCGAACCGTTTGAAAATTTGCACACGATGAATGCTGCTATTGATAAAGGTGACAAAGTATCATTCTTTATTGATTCGACTCTTGCTAATTGTGAGACATATATTGCCGCAGCTGAGGAATTTGACGTAAAGCTGATTGATATAAAGGAATTAGCTGATGCCGCAAGCTATGATGCGGCGGTCGTCATCACAGACAAAGAGTTGTATATGGTAAAACCGTATGTGTTTTTGCGGCCAGCTAGTTTGGTGGTTGGCATAAATTGTCGCCCAGGAACGACAGGCTCGGAAATTCTGGGAGCGATTGCTGACGCTTGTAGAAAAGCGGGCCGCAGTACGAAGAGTATTGCTGCCATTGCTTCCAGTGTTGTTAAGGAAGATGAAATTGGTGTGTTGGCCACCGCTCAGCAAATAGAGGTTCCAGTGCGCTTTTTCAATGCTGAGGAATTGAACCAATGTATCGAGAAATTCGGACTCAAAAAATCGGCAATTATCGATGAAAAGTCAGGGGCGAGCATTGCTAATATATGCGAAGCAGCAGCTCTGGTTGCTGCTAAAACCGACAGTCTGATTCTAGAGGCAACTCTTTATAATAATGTAATGATAGCAATTGCTGAGGCTAAATCACCGTGGTGGGAATAG
- the cobU gene encoding bifunctional adenosylcobinamide kinase/adenosylcobinamide-phosphate guanylyltransferase: protein MGKIVLVTGGARSGKSRFAEQYARNLGDKLAYIATAQVLDEEMADRVKLHQGRRSENWHTFEAAFAAEQAIQAAADFPVVLFDCLTIYTANLLLAEQSTDIEARRESVLQQADLVIKAAQASKSTIIFVANEVGMGIVPDNALSREYRDLAGWINQKVAAVSDEVHLVVCGLAVELKKLAQPVQL from the coding sequence ATGGGAAAGATCGTATTAGTGACTGGCGGCGCCCGTAGCGGAAAAAGCCGATTTGCTGAACAATATGCCAGAAATCTTGGAGACAAGCTAGCTTATATTGCGACAGCTCAGGTGCTTGATGAGGAGATGGCTGACCGGGTAAAACTCCATCAGGGACGACGGTCGGAAAACTGGCATACGTTTGAGGCTGCTTTTGCCGCCGAACAGGCGATTCAGGCTGCCGCCGATTTTCCAGTAGTATTGTTTGATTGCCTGACAATATACACTGCGAACCTGTTGTTGGCAGAGCAATCTACTGACATAGAAGCTAGGCGTGAAAGCGTGCTGCAGCAGGCGGATCTGGTGATCAAGGCTGCGCAGGCCAGCAAGTCGACGATTATATTTGTTGCGAACGAAGTTGGCATGGGTATTGTGCCTGATAATGCGTTGAGCCGAGAATACCGTGATCTCGCGGGATGGATCAATCAAAAGGTTGCTGCTGTCTCTGACGAGGTGCATTTAGTTGTCTGTGGCTTGGCGGTTGAACTAAAGAAATTGGCTCAACCTGTGCAGTTGTAA